Proteins encoded in a region of the Lepeophtheirus salmonis chromosome 6, UVic_Lsal_1.4, whole genome shotgun sequence genome:
- the LOC121119895 gene encoding phenoloxidase-activating factor 2 codes for MKLVSFFILLSFGLFANGKPQGYGAVNDPGPVVVGEDPNLIDDVFGGSGGKGITDGGFNENDGPVEPEPSYGDGGSHVNEVVDTSYEECAYYADQDYKCVPYYTCEDGEIVTDGGGLIDIRSSFAAVLDPASSKCPGYLEVCCRHPDFSTNSPQTTTPEPVTQPPKPRSYVPECGRRNVGGVGVRIQNDKYKGSTQFGEWPHMCALLEIQAVAYGEDINKYVCGASLIAPGVVLTGAHCVDKIPKDNIKIRCGEWDTQKEIEPSQHQDRFVEDVKIHPQFNPKNLKNDFALLFMEEDFKLAPHVDTICLPDNLAGIDSYDQNDCFATGWGKDKFGKLGEYQVIMKQVQMDMVNSNECENKLRRTRLGEDFKLDESFVCAGGEKDRDTCKGDGGGPLVCPLHREGSNDGYGVIHETKYVQAGIIAWGIDCGLEGNPGVYANVADGLCFIDWATQCQTGIPQYFNITGCENWAPQQIESLKYDIHEHQKKLDYISPKTEVEPHPTLETSTVESNKLKVF; via the exons atgaaattagtatctttttttatattattgtcatTTGGCTTATTCGCTAATGGTAAACCACAAGGATATGGAGCAGTCAATGACCCAGGACCTGTAGTGGTGGGAGAAGATCCAAATCTCATTGATGATGTTTTTGGAGGAAGTGGTGGTAAAGGAATTACAGATGGAggttttaatgaaaatgatggCCCAGTTGAACCTGAGCCAAGTTACGGTGATGGAGGATCTCACGTGAATGAGGTAGTGGATACCTCCTATGAAGAATGCGCCTACTATGCAGATCAAGACTACAAATGTGTTCCCTACTACACCTGTGAAGATGGAGAGATTGTAACAGATGGAGGTGGACTCATTGATATCCGTTCATCTTTTGCCGCCGTTCTTGATCCTGCTTCTTCCAAATGCCCTGGATACCTTGAAGTTTGTTGTCGTCATCCCGACTTTAGTACAAATTCACCTCAAACCACTACTCCGGAACCAGTGACTCAGCCACCAAAACCAAGATCCTATGTTCCTGAATGTGGACGAAGAAACGTTGGAGGAGTCGGAGTACgaattcaaaatgataaatacaagGGAAGTACTCAATTCGGTGAATGGCCTCATATGTGTGctttattagaaatacaagCTGTTGCATATGGAGAAGATATCAACAAATATGTTTGTGGAGCATCTCTCATTGCTCCTGGAGTAGTTTTAACTGGAGCTCATTGTGTTGA TAAAATCCCCAAAGATAATATCAAAATCAGATGCGGTGAATGGGATACACAAAAAGAAATTGAGCCCAGTCAACATCAAGACCGATTTGTTGAAGATGTGAAAATCCATCCTCAATTCAACCCTAAGAATTTAAAGAATGACTTCGCTCTTCTTTTTATGGAAGAAGACTTTAAGTTGGCTCCTCATGTTGACACAATTTGCCTACCAGACAACCTTGCAGGAATCGACAGCTACGATCAAAATGATTGTTTTGCCACTGGCTGGGGTAAGGACAAATTTGGAAAGCTTGGGGAATATCAAGTCATCATGAAACAAGTTCAAATGGACATGGTCAACTCCAATGAGTGTGAGAATAAATTGAGAAGAACCCGACTTGGAGAAGACTTTAAACTGGACGAATCTTTTGTATGTGCCGGCGGAGAAAAGGACAGAGATACCTGCAAAGGTGATGGTGGTGGTCCACTTGTTTGTCCATTACATAGAGAGGGAAGTAACGATGGCTATGGTGTTATCCATGAAACTAAATATGTTCAAGCTGGTATCATTGCTTGGGGTATTGACTGTGGTTTGGAAGGAAATCCTGGAGTATATGCCAACGTTGCCGATGGTCTCTGTTTCATTGACTGGGCTACTCAATGCCAAACTGGAATTCCTCAATACTTCAACATCACTGGATGTGAAAACTGGGCTCCTCAACAAATTGAATCCCTTAAGTATGACATTCACGAGCACCAAAAGAAATTAGATTATATCTCCCCAAAGACGGAAGTGGAACCCCATCCAACCTTAGAAACCTCAACCGTAGAATCAAACAAGCTGAAGGTATTTTGA